From the genome of Deinococcus sp. AJ005, one region includes:
- a CDS encoding esterase family protein, whose translation MAVSVSGQLVTFSPPPGAVALVGDFTDWRKQQPLPVPAGQPITLTLPRGAWVEYAWLDAAGVAFADPDNAQKSLNPWWPYPRAAVVGEYTRHPLWLAPEATQKGTAQRLTWEGSVFPGTRRAIVYTPHGYMPGTPIPVYYVQDGVAFYRTGKLGEVMDRALEAGLATGAALVFVEPGDRNEEYYLNDRYLNFLTQEVFPRVEGELVTVGERGLWGASLGGLISLYLGSRHPELFSRVVSHSGAFIARPGATDSAGVIDTTGAGEWLLEGLRQTPPTHLKTSLDTGVLEWLTGPNRRMAGLFADLALPHQYREYPSGHNWVTWREALPEAFLYMQG comes from the coding sequence ATGGCCGTTTCCGTCTCCGGGCAACTCGTGACCTTCAGCCCCCCACCCGGCGCAGTGGCTCTGGTGGGGGATTTCACCGACTGGCGTAAGCAGCAGCCTTTGCCCGTGCCAGCGGGGCAGCCCATCACGCTAACCCTGCCGCGCGGCGCGTGGGTGGAATACGCCTGGCTGGACGCGGCGGGCGTGGCGTTTGCGGACCCCGACAATGCCCAGAAATCCCTGAATCCGTGGTGGCCCTACCCGCGCGCGGCGGTGGTGGGCGAGTACACGCGGCACCCACTATGGCTGGCCCCGGAGGCGACGCAAAAGGGAACCGCCCAGCGCCTGACCTGGGAGGGCAGCGTCTTCCCTGGCACCCGCCGCGCCATCGTCTACACCCCTCACGGCTATATGCCTGGCACGCCGATCCCAGTTTATTACGTGCAGGACGGCGTGGCCTTTTACCGCACCGGCAAACTGGGCGAGGTGATGGACCGCGCGCTGGAGGCTGGACTGGCGACGGGCGCAGCCCTGGTGTTCGTGGAGCCGGGAGACCGCAACGAGGAGTACTACCTGAATGACCGCTACCTGAATTTTCTGACGCAAGAGGTGTTTCCGCGTGTGGAGGGCGAACTGGTCACGGTTGGGGAACGTGGGCTGTGGGGCGCGAGCCTGGGCGGGCTGATCTCGCTGTATCTGGGGAGCCGTCACCCGGAACTGTTCAGCCGCGTGGTCAGCCACAGCGGGGCCTTCATCGCCAGACCTGGGGCCACGGATTCGGCGGGCGTGATTGACACCACCGGGGCCGGGGAATGGTTGCTGGAGGGGTTGCGCCAGACTCCGCCCACGCACCTGAAAACCAGTCTAGATACCGGCGTACTGGAATGGCTGACCGGGCCGAATCGCCGCATGGCGGGCCTATTCGCTGATCTGGCTCTGCCGCACCAGTATCGCGAATACCCCAGCGGCCACAACTGGGTAACGTGGCGCGAGGCGTTGCCAGAGGCGTTTCTATATATGCAGGGCTGA
- a CDS encoding peptidase C39 family protein, whose amino-acid sequence MTYPNSTTTIHERAADWAGAEVQGTQLHAEAVSLAPGVTNGTLTSAPLSAPAFDELVPSWNAVTPGAGSVSVEVRAQTGAAWSRWYSFGTWSSTEGRSSLNGQKDSAGQVMTDTLRLTKKATAYQYRVTLRGEGTTLRLLAFNTSDRARQSAGLGTISDRAAWGKVNDVPQRSQMIYPDGGEVWCSPTSVSMILAARGVDVTVPQAAKATYDRAYDGTGNWSFNAAYAGALGMRAYVTRLPSLAAAEKFTGAGLPIAVSLGWKKGELPGAAIATSSGHLMVLIGFDKAGNPVLNDPAAPSNETVRRTYPRAAFEKLWLSHSGGLSYVIGE is encoded by the coding sequence ATGACCTATCCCAACAGCACCACCACCATCCACGAACGGGCCGCCGACTGGGCAGGCGCGGAAGTTCAGGGCACGCAGCTTCACGCCGAGGCCGTCTCGCTGGCTCCGGGCGTCACGAATGGCACGCTGACTTCTGCCCCACTGAGCGCCCCGGCCTTTGATGAACTGGTGCCGTCGTGGAATGCCGTCACACCCGGCGCGGGCAGCGTGAGCGTGGAGGTCCGGGCGCAGACAGGGGCGGCCTGGTCCCGCTGGTATTCCTTTGGAACGTGGAGCAGCACGGAGGGCCGCAGCAGCCTGAATGGGCAGAAGGACAGCGCCGGGCAAGTCATGACCGACACCCTGCGCCTGACCAAAAAGGCCACGGCGTACCAGTACCGCGTGACCTTGCGGGGCGAGGGAACCACGTTGCGCCTGCTGGCCTTCAACACCTCGGACCGCGCCCGCCAGAGCGCCGGACTGGGGACGATCAGCGACAGAGCGGCGTGGGGCAAAGTAAACGACGTGCCGCAGCGTTCGCAGATGATCTACCCGGACGGCGGCGAGGTGTGGTGCAGCCCCACCAGCGTCTCCATGATCCTGGCTGCACGTGGTGTGGACGTCACCGTGCCGCAGGCCGCAAAAGCCACCTATGACCGCGCTTACGACGGCACGGGTAACTGGTCCTTCAATGCCGCCTACGCCGGGGCGCTGGGGATGCGTGCCTACGTGACCCGGCTGCCCAGTCTGGCCGCCGCCGAGAAATTCACGGGTGCAGGCTTGCCGATTGCCGTCAGCCTGGGCTGGAAGAAAGGCGAACTGCCCGGCGCGGCGATAGCCACCAGCAGCGGGCATTTGATGGTTTTAATCGGCTTCGATAAGGCAGGCAATCCCGTCCTGAACGATCCCGCCGCGCCCAGCAACGAAACCGTGCGCCGCACCTACCCGCGCGCCGCCTTTGAGAAGCTGTGGCTCTCGCACAGTGGCGGGCTGAGTTACGTGATCGGGGAGTAG
- a CDS encoding ATP-binding protein, protein MRGLSVEGAWAEGLGMPYRSPHHTVWNAGLRGGAVARFQSEVSLSHKGEPFLDECPEVFFQGVLIFPASSTTLAECRHESLPVRPSGKLKRSVL, encoded by the coding sequence ATGCGTGGGTTGAGTGTAGAGGGCGCGTGGGCTGAAGGTCTGGGTATGCCGTACCGTTCGCCGCATCACACCGTCTGGAATGCTGGATTGAGAGGCGGGGCCGTTGCTCGCTTCCAAAGTGAGGTCAGCCTGAGCCACAAGGGAGAGCCATTTCTTGACGAATGCCCTGAAGTGTTTTTTCAGGGGGTCTTGATCTTTCCTGCGTCCAGCACAACTTTGGCAGAGTGCCGCCATGAATCCCTGCCCGTGCGCCCATCTGGGAAACTGAAAAGGAGCGTCCTCTAA
- a CDS encoding adenine deaminase: MQFESDQQGDRRRLVRVARGEEAGDLLIRSAQVVQPATREIFEADVLVADGRVAALGGTGMNFEAERVIEARGAFLAPGFIDGHIHIESSLLTPAGFARAVLPRGTTGVVAEPHEVVNVLGVRGLEWMLEAGRTSGLRVWASAPSCVPASEFENGGAHVTAAETARMLRVPGVLGLAEMMNYPGVLGGNPDVWDILEAGRAAGGRMDGHAAGVQGRDLMAYAAAGMHSDHEAATPQEARERLRAGLWLMVREGSAARNLDALLPVLLERPRRAMLVSDDVSVDELLGLGHMDRLLRTCVAGGLHPADAVALVTCNPAEYWGLHDCGLIAPGYHADMVLLRDLKGFEVLETFIGGTEARPGEITPPLGGGGVDLGADWDTATFDVPAQWPVMQVSPDQITTERGAPGSANSESGGARMVVADRYGRGHRAACWTSGTGMGSRGTLGISILHDAHNAAFLGGNDDDVRAAGHALREMGGGVVVVSGGAVQASLPLPYAGLMTDLPPQQAAARLGEVTAAARALGCVLPYPVTTLSFLGLSVIPSLKLTPRGLLDVDEWKLLAPTPDPF; encoded by the coding sequence ATGCAGTTTGAAAGTGACCAGCAGGGGGACCGGCGGCGACTGGTCCGGGTGGCGCGGGGCGAGGAGGCGGGCGATCTGCTGATTCGCAGCGCACAGGTGGTCCAGCCCGCCACGCGCGAGATTTTTGAGGCCGACGTGCTGGTGGCAGATGGGCGGGTGGCCGCTCTAGGCGGCACTGGCATGAATTTTGAGGCCGAGCGGGTGATTGAGGCACGAGGCGCGTTCCTGGCCCCCGGCTTCATCGACGGCCACATCCATATCGAGTCCAGCCTGCTGACTCCGGCAGGTTTTGCGCGGGCGGTGCTGCCGCGCGGCACGACCGGCGTGGTGGCCGAACCGCATGAGGTGGTCAACGTGCTGGGCGTGCGCGGTCTGGAATGGATGCTGGAGGCCGGACGAACTTCGGGCCTGCGTGTGTGGGCCTCTGCGCCGTCATGCGTCCCTGCCAGCGAATTCGAGAACGGCGGCGCACACGTCACGGCAGCGGAAACCGCCCGGATGCTGCGCGTGCCCGGCGTCCTGGGTCTGGCCGAGATGATGAATTACCCCGGCGTGCTAGGCGGCAACCCTGACGTCTGGGACATTCTGGAGGCGGGCCGCGCGGCGGGCGGGCGCATGGACGGCCACGCCGCCGGGGTGCAGGGCCGTGACCTGATGGCCTACGCGGCGGCTGGAATGCACTCGGACCATGAGGCCGCCACGCCCCAGGAAGCCCGTGAACGCCTGCGCGCGGGCCTGTGGCTGATGGTCCGCGAGGGTTCGGCGGCCCGCAATCTAGACGCCCTGCTGCCCGTACTCCTAGAGCGCCCGCGCCGCGCCATGCTGGTCAGCGACGACGTGAGCGTGGACGAATTGCTGGGACTGGGCCATATGGACCGCCTGCTGCGAACCTGCGTGGCGGGTGGCCTGCACCCGGCGGACGCGGTAGCACTCGTGACCTGCAACCCAGCGGAATACTGGGGCCTGCACGACTGTGGTCTGATCGCCCCCGGCTATCACGCCGACATGGTGCTACTGCGTGATCTGAAAGGTTTTGAGGTGCTGGAAACGTTCATTGGCGGCACAGAAGCGCGGCCTGGCGAGATTACCCCGCCCCTAGGCGGCGGCGGCGTGGATCTGGGGGCCGACTGGGACACGGCGACGTTTGACGTTCCCGCCCAGTGGCCAGTGATGCAGGTTTCCCCGGATCAAATCACTACGGAGCGGGGCGCACCTGGCAGCGCCAATTCAGAGAGTGGAGGGGCGCGCATGGTGGTGGCGGACCGCTACGGGCGCGGCCACCGGGCAGCGTGCTGGACCTCCGGCACGGGTATGGGCAGCCGGGGAACACTGGGCATCAGCATCCTGCACGACGCCCACAACGCCGCGTTCCTGGGCGGCAACGACGACGATGTGAGGGCAGCAGGCCACGCCCTGCGCGAGATGGGCGGCGGCGTGGTGGTGGTCTCGGGCGGCGCGGTTCAGGCCAGTCTGCCCCTGCCCTACGCGGGCCTGATGACCGATCTGCCCCCGCAGCAGGCTGCCGCCCGACTAGGTGAGGTCACCGCTGCTGCCCGCGCTCTGGGTTGTGTGCTGCCGTACCCGGTCACCACCCTCAGTTTCCTGGGCCTGAGCGTGATTCCATCCCTGAAACTGACCCCACGCGGCCTGCTGGACGTCGATGAGTGGAAGTTGCTGGCACCCACACCCGATCCTTTCTAG